A window of Esox lucius isolate fEsoLuc1 chromosome 18, fEsoLuc1.pri, whole genome shotgun sequence contains these coding sequences:
- the tmem18 gene encoding transmembrane protein 18, whose product MTDQKQQNISSVPIDGFSNLRITSIWTFLMSIQWSESWLIGLLVFHAVCLLTTLLTSRFYRVQICQFLVMVCMVYSAEYLNEVAAKNWRVFSRFQYFDSNGMFISLVYSVPLLLNTIIIVALWVYRTFSTMTELKVLQLKRKARREQNKKTD is encoded by the exons ATGACAGAccagaaacaacaaaatattagctCTGTTCCAATCGATGGATTTAGCAATTTACGAATCACATCAATATGGACATTTCTGATGTCT ATACAATGGTCTGAGTCCTGGCTTATCGGACTTCTGGTGTTCCATGCTGTTTGTCTCCTCACAACACTTCTCACGTCTAGATTCTACAGAGTTCAAATATGCCAATTTCTAGTTATGG TATGCATGGTATACAGTGCTGAATACCTGAATGAGGTGGCAGCCAAAAACTGGAG GGTGTTTTCCAGGTTCCAGTACTTTGACTCAAATGGAATGTTCATATCATTGGTCTACTCTGTTCCCCTTCTGCTCAACACAATCATTATTGTG GCATTGTGGGTgtacagaacattttccacaatgacAGAGCTGAAGGTCCTGCAGCTGAAGAGAAAGGCCCGCAGAGAGCAGAACAAGAAGACTGATTAA
- the tmem18 gene encoding transmembrane protein 18 isoform X1 — translation MLKTGLRRMIQWSESWLIGLLVFHAVCLLTTLLTSRFYRVQICQFLVMVCMVYSAEYLNEVAAKNWRVFSRFQYFDSNGMFISLVYSVPLLLNTIIIVALWVYRTFSTMTELKVLQLKRKARREQNKKTD, via the exons ATGTTGAAGACGGGTCTAAGGAGAATG ATACAATGGTCTGAGTCCTGGCTTATCGGACTTCTGGTGTTCCATGCTGTTTGTCTCCTCACAACACTTCTCACGTCTAGATTCTACAGAGTTCAAATATGCCAATTTCTAGTTATGG TATGCATGGTATACAGTGCTGAATACCTGAATGAGGTGGCAGCCAAAAACTGGAG GGTGTTTTCCAGGTTCCAGTACTTTGACTCAAATGGAATGTTCATATCATTGGTCTACTCTGTTCCCCTTCTGCTCAACACAATCATTATTGTG GCATTGTGGGTgtacagaacattttccacaatgacAGAGCTGAAGGTCCTGCAGCTGAAGAGAAAGGCCCGCAGAGAGCAGAACAAGAAGACTGATTAA